One genomic region from Jiangella sp. DSM 45060 encodes:
- a CDS encoding helix-turn-helix domain-containing protein has product MELRFESRGSGSPWVDTVWTCASGQVAQMTSVAGVRWGLLFWQQDGRAYAGVTGPETRTNTAPVPMGASFVGIEFAVGTSLRAVPTAGLVDGGILLPDATSRTFRLDGARWETPGPDDAEALVARLVRAGIVVRDSLVAEVLRGGDPAVSERTVERRFRAATGLTRGAVRQIERARTAAELLAGGDPAADVVAKLDYFDEPHLARALRAYVGRTAGQLRAGGSGAIALDVVSA; this is encoded by the coding sequence GTGGAGTTGCGGTTCGAGTCCCGCGGGTCCGGCTCGCCGTGGGTCGACACCGTGTGGACCTGCGCCAGCGGGCAGGTCGCGCAGATGACCTCCGTCGCCGGCGTGCGCTGGGGCCTGCTGTTCTGGCAGCAGGACGGCCGCGCGTACGCGGGGGTCACCGGCCCCGAGACCCGCACGAACACCGCGCCGGTGCCGATGGGCGCGAGCTTCGTCGGCATCGAGTTCGCCGTGGGCACCTCACTGCGGGCCGTCCCCACGGCCGGCCTCGTCGACGGCGGCATCCTGCTGCCCGACGCCACGTCCCGGACGTTCCGCCTCGACGGCGCCCGCTGGGAGACGCCGGGCCCCGACGACGCCGAGGCGCTGGTGGCGCGGCTGGTCCGGGCCGGGATCGTCGTCCGCGACTCCCTCGTCGCCGAGGTGCTGCGCGGCGGCGACCCGGCGGTCTCCGAGCGCACCGTCGAGCGCCGGTTCCGTGCGGCCACCGGGCTCACCCGCGGCGCCGTCCGGCAGATCGAACGGGCCCGGACGGCGGCCGAGCTGCTGGCCGGCGGCGATCCCGCCGCCGACGTCGTGGCGAAGCTCGACTACTTCGACGAGCCGCACCTGGCCCGGGCGCTGCGCGCGTACGTCGGGCGCACCGCCGGGCAGCTGCGCGCGGGCGGCAGCGGGGCGATCGCGCTCGACGTCGTCAGCGCCTGA
- a CDS encoding calcium/sodium antiporter, with translation MSSALLIAAGLAGLLGGAELLVRGGTGLALRLGLAPIVVGVTVVSLGTSLPELAIGIDAARQGSAGLAVGNIVGANLINLLLVLGLSAAISPIALDTRIVRFDLPMIAAAAVLLLVLALDGSLTTFDGVLLVLFAAGYTLAILRVSRREGGAVRAEYEAEYAPNGPWRAVLSLVAGIAIVLVGATLLVDGAVDAARAFGVSDVVIGLTIIAIGTTTPELVTTVLSTIRGDRDIALGNLLGSSVYNIAAILGITVLAAPGAVEVPGEILGGDLLLMVAAALACIPVFVSGRRISRVEGGLFVAAYAGYLTWLLVAQT, from the coding sequence GTGTCGAGCGCACTGCTCATCGCCGCCGGCTTGGCCGGACTGCTGGGTGGTGCCGAACTGCTGGTCCGGGGCGGGACGGGGCTGGCGCTGCGGCTGGGCCTCGCGCCGATCGTCGTCGGGGTGACGGTGGTGTCGCTCGGCACCAGCCTGCCGGAGCTGGCCATCGGCATCGACGCCGCGCGCCAGGGCAGCGCGGGCCTCGCCGTCGGCAACATCGTCGGCGCGAACCTGATCAACCTGCTGCTGGTCCTCGGCCTCAGCGCGGCGATCAGCCCCATCGCGCTCGACACGCGCATCGTCAGGTTCGACCTCCCGATGATCGCGGCGGCAGCGGTGCTGCTGCTCGTCCTCGCGCTGGACGGGAGTCTCACCACGTTCGACGGCGTGCTGCTCGTGCTGTTCGCGGCCGGGTACACGCTCGCCATCCTGCGCGTCAGCCGGCGCGAGGGCGGCGCCGTCCGGGCGGAGTACGAGGCCGAGTACGCACCGAACGGGCCGTGGCGGGCCGTGCTGAGTCTGGTCGCCGGCATCGCGATCGTCCTGGTCGGCGCCACGCTGCTGGTGGACGGCGCCGTCGACGCCGCCCGGGCGTTCGGCGTCAGCGACGTGGTCATCGGGCTGACGATCATCGCGATCGGCACCACGACGCCCGAACTGGTGACCACGGTCCTCTCGACGATCCGGGGCGACCGCGACATCGCGCTGGGCAACCTGCTGGGCTCGAGCGTCTACAACATCGCCGCCATTCTCGGCATCACGGTCCTGGCGGCGCCGGGAGCCGTCGAGGTGCCCGGCGAGATCCTCGGCGGCGACCTGCTGCTGATGGTCGCGGCCGCGCTGGCCTGCATTCCGGTGTTCGTGTCGGGCCGCCGCATCAGCCGCGTCGAGGGCGGCCTGTTCGTCGCGGCCTACGCCGGCTACCTGACCTGGCTGCTCGTGGCGCAGACGTGA
- a CDS encoding NAD(P)H-binding protein produces the protein MYAITGITGHVGGATARALLAAGERVRAVVRDPAKGQEWTSLGAEAAVADLADPAALAAALTGARGAFVLLPTDPAAADPDAAHRRLADAIAEGVAVSGVPHVVMLSSAGADRPDGTGPVRWLHHLENRLRGTGAVVTAIRSPHFQEKAGDVLPAVVEQGVFPVFASSADAAIPMAATRDVGAAVAEALRYPPPASEVVDLDAPRSTERQVAAALAAELGRPVEVLVVPRPAWADVLRDAGVPPALAAELVQLFDADDRGLLQPRGDRSVRCTTPVEETLRDLLVSLGPASTP, from the coding sequence ATGTACGCCATCACCGGCATCACCGGACACGTCGGCGGGGCCACCGCCCGCGCCCTGCTCGCCGCCGGCGAGCGGGTCCGCGCCGTCGTCCGCGACCCGGCCAAGGGCCAGGAGTGGACCAGCCTCGGCGCCGAGGCGGCGGTCGCCGACCTCGCCGACCCGGCGGCGCTGGCCGCCGCCCTCACCGGCGCGCGCGGCGCGTTCGTCCTGCTGCCCACCGATCCGGCCGCGGCCGACCCCGACGCCGCGCACCGCCGGCTCGCCGACGCGATCGCCGAGGGCGTCGCGGTCAGCGGCGTGCCGCACGTCGTCATGCTGTCGTCAGCCGGCGCCGACCGGCCGGACGGCACCGGGCCGGTGCGTTGGTTGCACCACCTGGAGAACCGCCTGCGTGGCACCGGCGCGGTGGTGACGGCGATCCGCTCGCCGCACTTCCAGGAGAAGGCCGGCGACGTGCTGCCGGCCGTCGTCGAGCAGGGCGTGTTCCCGGTCTTCGCGTCGTCCGCCGACGCCGCGATCCCGATGGCCGCGACCCGCGACGTGGGCGCCGCGGTCGCCGAGGCGCTCCGGTACCCACCGCCGGCCTCCGAGGTCGTCGACCTCGACGCGCCCCGCTCCACGGAGCGGCAGGTCGCGGCGGCCCTGGCCGCGGAGCTCGGCCGGCCGGTCGAGGTGCTGGTCGTGCCGCGCCCGGCCTGGGCGGACGTCCTGCGCGACGCCGGTGTGCCGCCGGCGCTGGCCGCCGAACTGGTGCAGCTCTTCGACGCCGACGACCGCGGCCTGCTACAGCCGCGCGGCGACCGGTCGGTGCGTTGCACCACGCCGGTCGAGGAGACGCTGCGCGACCTGCTGGTTTCGCTTGGCCCAGCGTCCACACCGTGA
- a CDS encoding dihydrofolate reductase family protein, with the protein MRDLVYTGFMSLDGVVDSPGGGPGEGHRSAGWVVKDLEFVPEAWSLKGEELAETSALMFGRNSYESFATTWPSSEDHADYKELPKYVVSSTLPDDAAVDGWGPITFLRSTEEVAALKESDGGKIFIHGSAELARRLGDAGLIDQYNLLVFPVLLGAGASAFGRADRDKQMLSLREFDTYSNGIMKVIYDVRR; encoded by the coding sequence ATGCGTGACCTGGTCTACACCGGCTTCATGTCGCTCGACGGAGTCGTCGACTCGCCCGGCGGCGGGCCGGGGGAAGGGCACCGCAGCGCCGGCTGGGTGGTCAAGGACCTCGAGTTCGTCCCGGAGGCGTGGTCGCTCAAGGGCGAGGAGCTCGCCGAGACGTCGGCGCTGATGTTCGGCCGCAACAGCTACGAGTCGTTCGCCACGACGTGGCCGTCCTCGGAGGACCACGCCGACTACAAGGAGCTGCCGAAGTACGTGGTGTCGTCGACGCTGCCCGACGACGCCGCCGTCGACGGCTGGGGTCCGATCACGTTCCTGCGCTCGACCGAGGAGGTCGCGGCGCTCAAGGAGAGCGACGGCGGCAAGATCTTCATCCACGGCAGCGCGGAGCTGGCCCGGCGGCTGGGCGACGCCGGCCTCATCGACCAGTACAACCTGCTGGTCTTCCCGGTGCTGCTCGGCGCCGGGGCGAGCGCGTTCGGCCGGGCCGACCGCGACAAGCAGATGCTGAGCCTGCGCGAGTTCGACACCTACTCGAACGGGATCATGAAGGTCATCTACGACGTCAGGCGCTGA